One Candidatus Paracaedimonas acanthamoebae DNA segment encodes these proteins:
- the accC gene encoding acetyl-CoA carboxylase biotin carboxylase subunit, translated as MFKKILIANRGEIALRVLRACREMGIGTVAIHSTADANSMHVRLADESLCVGPAPAKGSYLNMPAIISAATISGADAIHPGVGFLSENYEFAQMVEEHGFTFIGPSAEHTRIMGDKITAKNAVKALGIPVVPGSDGPISSDEEGLAFAQKIGLPVLIKAAGGGGGKGMQVVRRFEDISEALSIARSEAKANFGNEQVFMEKYLETPRHIEIQVLADNYGNAVHLGERDCSIQRRHQKVWEEANSPAISPQQRHELGTLVAKAVSAMGYRGVGTFEFLYENGQFYFIETNTRLQVEHPITEMITGVDLVCEQIKVAAGEKLTLTQEDIRFKGHAIECRINAEDPETFIPSPGKITNYHAPGGLHVRVDSHLYNGYTVPPHYDSLVSKLIVYGENRQACLMRLRRALQEYVIGGIQTNLALHQKLVNHPDVIAGNYDIHWLEGMLAEQQGIKGA; from the coding sequence ATGTTTAAGAAAATTCTAATTGCAAACCGCGGTGAAATTGCTCTTCGCGTGCTAAGAGCTTGTCGCGAGATGGGCATTGGCACGGTTGCTATTCACTCAACGGCGGATGCAAATTCAATGCATGTCCGTCTAGCAGATGAAAGCCTTTGTGTTGGCCCAGCTCCGGCTAAAGGAAGCTACCTCAATATGCCAGCCATTATTTCAGCGGCCACAATTTCTGGGGCTGATGCGATTCATCCAGGTGTTGGTTTTCTGTCTGAAAATTATGAATTTGCTCAAATGGTTGAAGAACATGGATTCACTTTCATTGGTCCCAGTGCAGAGCATACACGTATCATGGGAGACAAGATCACGGCAAAAAACGCGGTGAAAGCTTTAGGAATTCCTGTTGTGCCAGGTTCAGATGGGCCGATTTCGTCAGATGAAGAAGGGCTCGCTTTTGCACAAAAAATTGGACTTCCTGTGCTTATCAAAGCAGCAGGTGGCGGGGGTGGTAAAGGGATGCAAGTTGTCCGTCGCTTCGAGGATATTTCAGAAGCTCTTTCGATTGCTCGCAGTGAAGCCAAAGCCAATTTTGGCAACGAACAAGTTTTCATGGAAAAGTATCTTGAGACGCCACGCCATATTGAAATTCAAGTCCTAGCTGATAATTATGGCAATGCGGTCCACTTGGGAGAACGAGACTGTTCTATCCAAAGACGACATCAAAAAGTATGGGAAGAAGCTAATTCTCCTGCAATTAGCCCACAACAACGCCATGAACTTGGGACTCTTGTTGCTAAAGCAGTGAGTGCTATGGGATATCGAGGTGTTGGAACATTTGAATTTCTATATGAAAACGGACAATTTTATTTCATTGAAACGAATACGCGTCTTCAAGTTGAGCATCCTATCACCGAAATGATTACAGGTGTTGATTTAGTCTGTGAACAAATTAAAGTTGCGGCAGGCGAAAAGCTCACCTTAACTCAAGAAGATATCCGCTTCAAAGGGCATGCGATTGAATGTCGGATCAATGCGGAAGATCCAGAAACGTTTATTCCAAGTCCAGGAAAAATTACAAACTATCATGCTCCTGGTGGGTTGCATGTGCGCGTTGATAGCCATCTTTATAATGGATATACGGTTCCTCCTCATTATGATAGCTTAGTCTCAAAACTCATTGTGTATGGTGAGAATCGTCAAGCTTGTTTAATGCGCTTAAGACGTGCGCTTCAAGAGTATGTTATTGGGGGGATTCAAACTAATTTAGCTTTGCACCAAAAATTAGTGAATCATCCAGATGTCATTGCAGGTAATTATGATATTCACTGGTTGGAAGGTATGCTTGCTGAGCAACAAGGGATAAAGGGAGCTTAG
- a CDS encoding polyprenyl synthetase family protein, protein MEELTFLLQEIRFKIDDHLKKTIAIFCKNTPHRLYEAMEYSALSPGKRFRSFLLLEFGQAFEVPETQLLQVATAIEFVNAYSLVHDDLPCMDDAALRRGQPTTHLKFDEATALLAGNSLLTAAFQLLSMEDTHSDPTIRLHLIMALAKACGSQGMMGGQMLDLLGETRLFSLDEIQQMQTLKTGALLIFSCEAAAILGNKDAHLINEVRRFSTHLGLAFQITDDLLDYESSPEKTGKTVGLDKQANKATFVKLLGIEEARIRAKEEVEKALLALQEIGLSSSKLEKAALSLLTRSL, encoded by the coding sequence GTGGAAGAATTAACCTTTCTGCTTCAAGAAATACGCTTTAAAATAGATGACCACCTAAAAAAAACTATTGCTATCTTTTGCAAAAATACCCCTCATCGCCTTTATGAGGCGATGGAATATAGCGCCCTCTCTCCTGGAAAACGCTTTCGAAGCTTTTTATTGCTCGAATTTGGCCAAGCTTTTGAAGTTCCTGAGACTCAACTTCTTCAAGTTGCGACAGCGATTGAATTTGTGAATGCCTACTCTCTTGTTCATGACGATCTTCCTTGTATGGATGATGCAGCTTTAAGACGCGGACAACCAACCACTCATCTTAAGTTTGATGAAGCCACGGCCCTTCTTGCTGGAAATTCTCTTCTTACAGCAGCGTTTCAACTTTTAAGCATGGAAGACACCCATTCAGACCCAACCATACGTCTCCACCTAATTATGGCGCTTGCAAAAGCGTGTGGCTCTCAAGGAATGATGGGAGGGCAAATGTTGGATCTCTTAGGAGAAACGAGACTATTTAGTTTAGATGAAATTCAACAAATGCAAACCTTAAAAACAGGTGCTCTTCTCATTTTTTCTTGTGAAGCAGCAGCAATCTTAGGTAATAAAGACGCTCATCTCATAAATGAAGTTCGTCGCTTTAGTACTCACTTAGGTCTTGCTTTTCAGATTACAGATGATCTGCTTGATTATGAAAGTTCACCAGAAAAAACTGGAAAAACAGTTGGTCTTGATAAGCAAGCGAACAAAGCAACCTTTGTAAAACTTCTCGGAATTGAAGAGGCACGTATTCGCGCAAAAGAAGAAGTTGAAAAGGCTTTACTGGCTCTTCAAGAAATCGGCCTTTCTTCTTCTAAACTCGAAAAAGCTGCTTTGTCTCTTTTAACCCGTAGTCTCTAA
- the accB gene encoding acetyl-CoA carboxylase biotin carboxyl carrier protein — MANPLSFDEKIVRKLAEILNETGLSEIEIEQENSRLRIARNLTAVATVETPTIIPTLSRAAPALAPQEAAPVDISRHPGAVKAPMVGTAYAASTPGAEPFIKVGTKVTQGQTLLIIEAMKVMNQIRAPKEGTVSQILFGDGDPIEFDQPLLIIE, encoded by the coding sequence ATGGCAAACCCTTTATCTTTTGATGAAAAAATTGTTCGTAAACTTGCAGAAATCCTTAATGAAACAGGCCTATCAGAAATTGAAATAGAGCAAGAAAATAGCCGTTTAAGGATTGCGCGCAATTTAACGGCAGTTGCGACAGTTGAAACTCCTACAATCATTCCTACTCTATCTAGGGCTGCGCCTGCTCTCGCGCCCCAAGAAGCTGCTCCAGTTGATATAAGTCGTCATCCTGGTGCTGTAAAAGCGCCGATGGTAGGAACAGCTTATGCGGCTTCCACGCCAGGGGCAGAGCCTTTTATCAAAGTAGGAACAAAAGTCACTCAAGGCCAGACACTTCTTATTATTGAAGCCATGAAGGTTATGAATCAGATTCGTGCTCCTAAAGAAGGAACAGTAAGTCAAATTTTGTTTGGCGATGGCGATCCTATTGAATTTGATCAACCATTATTAATCATTGAGTAA